TCATCGACGGTTGCGCCGCGGTGTTCGAATGCGAGCTGCTGACCACCCACCGCCCGGGACTGGAGACCCTGGTCTTCGGGAGAGTCGTCGCCGCGCGGGTCGCCGAACACCTGATCACCGGGTGCGGTCGCGTCGACGTCGCGGCCCTGCGTCCCCTCGGCCGCATCGGCAACGTCTTCACCGCGAGCACCCTCCTCGAGCGGCCCGATCGCCCCGTCGGGACCGCGTGCTGACCCCGTCACCCCCCGCCCCTCAACGGAGAGGAACGCTCATGGCCGGCCATGATGCCCAGTCCTTCATCGACCGCGCTCCGCTCACCCGGTTCCACCTGAAACTGACCCTGTTCTCGGCCGGTGGCCCCTTGCTCGACGGCTACGCGGTCACCATCATCGGGCTCGCACTGCTGACGCTGGCCCCCGCGCTGCACCTCGACGCCACCCAGACCGGTCTCACCGCGGCCGCGGCCCTCGCCGGAATCCTCATCGGCGGGCTGGTGTTCGGGCGCCTGACCGACCGCATCGGCCGCAAGGTCATGTACATCGCGAACCTCGTCGCGCTCAGCGCTGTCTCGATCCTCTGCGCGTTCGTCGTCGACGCCTGGCAACTGATCGCGCTGCGGTTCGTGCTCGGCATCATGATCGGCGCCGACTACCCCATCGCGAGCTCCCTGCTCGCGGAGTTCGTGCCCAGCCGGCACCGCGGCCGTCTTCTCGGGGCGCTGTTCGCCGCGTTCGGCGTCGGGGCCGCACTCGCCGCCGGGACGGGCTGGGCGCTGTCGGCGCTCGGGCCGGATGCCTGGCGGTGGATGCTCGCCTCGCCCGCCGTCATCGGCGTGGTCACACTCGTCCTGCGCCTGAACGCACCGGAATCACCGCGCTGGCTGCTCAACCACGGGCGGCGCGACGATGCCGAACGCGTTGTCCGGAAGATCTGGGGTCCGGACGCGCAGGTGGACGAACTGCGCGAGCCCGAAACCGCTCCCGCGACGGCGCTGCTGAACCGGCGCTCGGTGCGGCGCATGGCGTTCGTCAGCGCGTTCTTCATCGCCCACGTCGTCCCGCTCTTCGCTGTCTACAGCTTCGGGCCGACGCTGCTGCACCGGCTCGGCATCGGGACCGATTCGCCCTATCTGCCCGAGGTGATCATCGCGTTGCTGTTCGTGGTGGGCAGCGTGCCCGGGCTGTGGCTGGTGGACCGGATCGGGCGCATCCCGCTGCTGGTCGGCACGTTCGCGATCATGGTCGTCGTCTTCGCGTTCATCGCCTTGGCCCCGACCGCTCCGCCCGGCTTGCTCTTCGCCGCGCTGGCGTTGTTCGCGATCGCCTCGGGCGCGTCGAACTTCATCGAGATCATCGTTCCCAACGAACTGTTCCCGACCTCGGTCCGGGCCACGGCCACCGGAATCGTCGTGGCGGTCAGCCGCATCGGCGCGGCCATCAGCACGTTCCTGCTCCCGACCGTGCTCGCCGGATTGGGCACCACCGCGGTCATGTGGTTCCTGGCGGCCGTCAACGCGGTGGGCCTGCTGGGCACGGTCGTGCTCGGGGAGGAGACGATGGGGCGTCCGCTCAGTGCGCTCCCGGCCGGTGCGCGACTTCCCGCGCGCGGCGGACGGGGGTAGCCGGTCAGCCGAGCAACGCCTCCAGCGGCGCGGCCTTGTGCAGGCATTCCTGCCATTCGGCGTCGGCGGCGGAATCCGCGGTGATGCCGCCGCCCACGCCGAGCGCGATGCGGTCGCCGTGCAGTTCGAAGGTGCGGATCGCGACGTTGAGTTCGAGCCCGGCCACCGGCGAAGCGAGGCCGATCGCCCCGGTGTACACCCCGCGCGGGCGGGGTTCCAGCTCGGCGATCAGCTCCAGTGCCCGGATCTTCGGCGCACCGGTGACCGATCCGGGCGGGAACGTGGCGGCCAGCAGGTCGGCGTCCGTGCCGGACAGGCGGCCTTCGACCGTGGACTCCACGTGCCACACCCCGGGCGCCGGCCGGACGCGGCGAGGCTGCGGATATTTACCCAACGCGGCGGTGGTCCAGGCGGTCAGGCCGGTTCGAACGTCAGGGGCTTGCTCAGGGTGGAGCGCACCGGTGAGCACTCGATGCGCTTCACGACCGCGGGACGGAAAGCCTCCAGCGCCGACGGCAGGACGAGCTCGTACCGGAACCTCGTCGTCGACTCCTCGCGCTCCAGGTGCACCCGGACGGTCACGTCCGCGTCGGCGACGCCGGCCTCGGCCAGTGCCATTCGCGCCGAGATGGTCATGCACGTGGCCAGCGACGCCTCCAGAAGTTCATGCGGCCGCATCCCCGTCGAACCGCCGACGCCCTCCTTGAGCGTGTCCGCGAGGCCGTCATTGCCGCCCGCCCGGAACTTGACCTGCCAGGGTGTCGGAAGCGCCACGGCTTCCACCATCGTTCTCGCCTCCCCGATGTTGGCCGACTCGCCGGAAGTCTAGCGGGAAGCCCACAAGATGGGAATTCCAGTCCACTTAATGGGACATAGGTCTGGACAACTGGTGCGCGCCACCATCCGGTTCCACGATCAGGGCAATCAGGGCCGGATTGCCGGGCCACACCGGTGAGCGCGCGGGCATCGAGGACGTCGAACCCCGGTGTCGCGCCAGCTGTCGAGGAAGCGGGCGCGGACCCGGCGGAGGGCGTCGGGGACAGGCCGGTGATGAAGCCGCGCATCGCCGAGCCGAGGTAGACCGTCCGGGTGCAGCGGCTGCAAAGAGCGGCGCCCGGGCTTCGACGAACTGGCGGACCTGCGGTTGCCGACGAGCACGGCGTCGGTGGTGCAGCCGCCGGTCATCGACGGCTGCGCTGCGGTGTTCGAATGCGAGCGTGTTGCCGAACCCCTGCTCAGCGGAGGCGGTCGCGTCGACACCAAGGCCCTCCGTCCACTCGGCCGCATCGGCCTCGCCTTCACCGCAAGCAACCTGCGAACCGGCCCGATCTCCCCGTCACGAGGACGTGCCCCGTCCGCCCACCCCTCAACGGAGAGGAACGTCCATGGCCGGCCACGGGTTGGGCTCCAGTGCGGTCATGTGGTTCCTCGCGGCCGTCAAGGGGCGGGCCTGACTTTCCGGGCTCGGCGGACGGGGGTAGCCGGTCAGGCGAGCAACGCCTCCAGCGGCGCGGCCTTGTGCAGGCATTCCTGCCATTCGGCGTCGGCGGCGGAATCCGCGGTGATGCCGCCGCCCACGCCGAGCGCGATGCGGTCGCCGTGCAGTTCGAAGGTGCGGATCGCGACGTTGAGTTCGAGCCCGGCCACCGGCGAAGCGAGGCCGATCGCCCCGGTGTACACCCCGCGCGGGCGGGGTTCCAGCTCGGCGATCAGCTCCAGTGCCCGGATCTTCGGCGCTCCGGTGACCGATCCGGGCGGGAACGTGGCGGCCAGCAGGTCGGCGTCGGAGGTGACCACCCGCCCCTCCACCGTCGACTCCAGGTGCCACACCCCGGGCGCCGGCCGGACGCGCAGCAGCTCGGGCACCCGCACGCTGCCCACCGCGCACACCCGGCCCAGGTCGTTGCGGACGAGGTCGGTGATCATCACGTTCTCCGCGACGTCCTTGACCGACTCGCGCAGCTGCCGGGCCAGCACGTCGTCCGCCGGGCCGCGCCGGGGGAGCGTCCCCTTGATCGGCGTGGACCGGACCCGGTCGCCGTGCCGGGCGAGGAACAGCTCCGGCGACAACGACACCACGCTGCCCCACCCGCCGGTGAGGAACGCCGCCCGGCGCGGTTGCAGGCGCCGCACCCCGGCCGCGAACAACGCCGCCGGGGAACCGGCGAACGAGCCCTCGAACCGGGTGCAGATGTTGGCCTGGAACAGTTCTCCCGCCTCGATCGCGTGCACGCACGCCTTGACCGCGTCGGCGTGCTCGGCCGGCAGGGGCCGGTGCAACGGCCCCGCCCGCCAGGTCACGGACGGCGCCGGCCGCGTCAGCAGCTCGGCGAACTCCGCCGCCCGGTCGTCGCCGAGCGATTCGAACCACCACCAGCCGTCGGCGTCCAGCCGGAGTACGTGGTCGGCCCATCCCCACACCGCGGCCGGCAGCGGGGTGCGCCGCCCGGACGGGTCGGTCAGGTCGTAGGACAGGTAGCCGAACCACCCGCCGCCGACCGTGCCCGGCGGCGCGTCGACCGGGGGACAGCGGTCCGGTACCGAGAACGCGTCGGACGACGGCTCCAAGCAGACCTCCGGCGCCAGGACGGCCCGCGAGCCGAACCAGTCGCCGCACAGCCCGGCCGCCGTGCCCAGACCGCGGAGGCGGGCCCGCTCCTCGAGCAGCAGCAGCACCTCGTCCGGTGTTCTGCCCCGGCCCAGTCTCGTCCGCGTGACCTGCACCGGGACATTGTCGGTGTCAGTGCCGGGTCACCGTGAACGCGGTGCCGTCGGCGGAGATGGCGCTGGGCGACCAGGTGTAGGTCCCGCGGTCGTCCGCCTCGAGCCTGGTGGGGCCGGTGTCGGCGAGGTCGGTGCCGTTGAACCGGACGCCGGTGAACTGCACCCCGCCCGGGATGGCGGGGTAGGAGTCGGTGGGGGACTCGATGACCGCCTCGGCGGACGAGTGCTGCGAGCTGAGCGTCCTGGTGGCCGTCTGCGTCCAGCCACGTGTGGTGTCGCTGAGGTCGAGGCGGTAGGTGTTCGCGCCGGTGCGGGTCACGGTGGCGGTGATGTGGTCACCGGCGGAGACCGGGTTGGCGAAGTAGACCGGGGGCGCCGGGTACATCTCGTACCAGGCCCGGTAGACGGGCCGGCCGCTGGAACAGTCGGTCGACACGCCGGTCTGCTCCACGGTCGGCGAGCCGTCCCCGTCGATGCCGACCCACGGCGCGAAGAGGTCCTTGGTGGAGGTGCAGGTCACCGACGGCTCGACCCAGCCGGCGGTGGCCGAGGTGAAGCTGCCGACGCTGACGTAACCACCCCAGTTGCCGCCCGGGAAGTCCAGGGCGCCGAACGTGGGTGCGGTCGCCGCGGGAGCGGTGACGGCGGAGAGGACGAGGACGGCGACGAGGGCGCATTTCATGGTTCGAGTATCGGAGGTGGGAAATTCGCGCACCAGCTGCTTCCGCCGCAAAGGGGTCGCCCAAGGTGGTGGCAAGCTGCGGTGACGCCGTGTCGCACCTAGCGTCGGGGCATGGTTCGGGTCATCGGGACGGAGCGGATCGCCAAGATCACCGGCGCGGATTCGATCAACCGCACGGATCGGTTCGCCATTCACGGCACCGACCTCGGCATCCTGTGGGACGGCGGGGACGGCCGCGTGTTCGTGTTGTTCGGGGACACCTTCGGCGAGGGCTGGGGCGGCGACGGTGGCGGCCCGGACAGCGCGGACTGGCGCAGCAACGTCCTCGCGTTCTCGACCACGACGGACCTGGCGTCCGGCCTGACGCTGGACGGTGTGGTCGCCCGGCCGGACGGCACCGCGGCCCAGGTCATCGCCCGTGACGACCGGCCGGACGAGGTCGGCGAGGTCACCGTCATCCCGAACTCGGGCCTGGCGGTCGGCGGGCTGCAGGTCGCGCATTACATGTCGGTGCGGCAGTGGGGTCCGCCGGGGAAGTGGACCACGAACTACTCGGGACTGGCGGTCTCCGACGACGGCGGCCGCACCTGGGCGAAACCGTGGAGTGCGCGCTGGATCAACCGCGCCGAGCGGGACGACCCGTTCCAGATGGGCGCACTGGCCCGCGAGGGTGACCACGTCTACCTCTTCGGCACCACCAACGGCCGGCACGGTCCCGCGTACCTCGCCCGCACCGCGATCCCGTACCTGCTCGACGCGTCCTCCTACGAGTACTTCGACGGCCGTGGCTGGATTCGCGACGAGTTCGCCGCCGCGCCCGTCCTGCCCGGGCCGGTCGGGGAGCTCTCCGTCGCCTACGACGGCCACCTCGGACAGTGGCTCGCTCTGCACCTGGACGACCCGGGCGGTGCGATCCTGCTGCACTCCGCCGACCGCCTGACGGGGCCCTGGTCGCCGGGCGTGGTCGCGGTGCCCGGGCACCAGTACCCCGGGCTCTACGGCGGGTACCTGCACCCGTGGGCGCTGGACGGACCGGACATCTACTACCTGATGTCGCAGTGGGGCCCGTACAACGTGTTCCTCATGCGCAGCCGGCTAGAGCAGTAGGTCGGCGAGGGTGAACGGGTAGACGAGGGCGTCCATCCCGATGGGGCCGGCCACGCCGGGCATCGGCGGCACCGAGCTGTGCTCGTGCAGCGCCAGGCGCGGGTGGAACCAGCCGGGCCGGCCGGGGATGTCGTTGTGCCGCGCCACCCACAGCACGACCTCGCGATCGGCCCATTTCTCCGGGTGCAGCCGGCGCAGCCAGAGCCCGTAGTCGGCGTACACGACGACCCGCTCGATACCGGCGGTCTGCCGCACGGTCTTGATCCACGCCCGCACGAACCGGTCGTCGACGCCTTCCGCCTCGACCTCCAGCGTGGGCGCGAGCGAACCCGGTCCGAACACGCCGAGCCCGCGTCCGGCCCGGACGCACAGCTCCGCCTGGTCGTGCGGCGCGCCCGGCCGCGCGTAGTGCCGGATGCCGGTGCGGATACCCGCCTGCTGCGCGGCCTCGATCTGCTTGCCCGCGCCGTGGTCGAGCCAGTTCGTGTTCTCGGTGACGGTGATGGAGGCGAACGAGACGGCGCCGGCGCGGACTGCGTCCCAGTCCGCCACCGTCGCGTGCAGCGCGAGGTTGATCCCGCGCTCGGTGCTGCCCTCGGTCACGCCGCCGCCCTGTTCCCGAACTCTTCGCAAGAAACCGTGTGGTCACCATAAGCGCGAAGAGCCCCGGTCGCCGTGTCGACGCACCACCCGAAAGCGGTGTGACCCACGCCAACCGCACCCGCCGCCCGCGGCGGTGACGACGCGGGCGGCGGACGGGGTCCAGTCCACTGTGGAGGTCAGGCGTTCTCCTTCTGGAAGGTGCGGGTGCCCCAGAAGACCGCGAGCGCGGCCATCACCACCAGGATGATGGATCCGGTCGCGAGCGCGTCGATCGTGAGGTCACCGCGGAACGCGGCCCGTTCGGCGTCGACGACGTGGGTGAACGGATTGATCCGGGAAATGGTGAACAGCCAGTTCGGGGCCAGGATGCTGGTGATCGGCAGCAGGATGCCGGACAGCAGCAGCACCGGCATCAGCACGGCGTTGAGCAGGGCCGGGAACGCCTGCTCGCTCTTCAGCGTCAGCGCCACCGCGTACGAGGCGGATGCGAGCGTGGCCGCGACCAGCCCGACGATCACCAGGCTCAGCAGCACCCCGCCCAGCGGTGCGTCCAGTCCGAACGCGACGTAGGCCAGCACCGTGATCAGCGCGGCCTGGAAGACCGCCTGGATCACGTTGTTCGCGACCTTGCCCAGCAGCAGCCCGGCCCGGCTGGCCGGTGTGACCCGCAACCGCTCCAGCACCCCGCTGCGGAAGTCCATGAGCAGCGAGAACCCGGCGAACGAGGAGCTGAACAGCGCCAGCTGGACGATCAGCGCCGGGGTCAGGATGGTCCAGCTGCTGCCCGGCGGGAACCCCGGCGTGCTGCTGACCACCTTCTCCATCAGCGGACCGAACAGCACCAGGTAGAGCACCGGCTGCATGATGCCGATCATGACCCAGGCGGGGTTGCGCATGGACAGCGTCCAGTCCCGCTTGAAGATCAGCCAGGTGTCACGCAACATGGGCGGCCTCCGGGTGTGACTGGGTCTGCTCGGCGTCCCGCAGGGACCGGCCGGTGAGCGTGAGGAACACGTCGTCCAGCGTCGGCCGGTGCACCTGCATCGAGGTCATCGCGATGCCGTCGGCGTCCAGCCGGCGCAGCAGCTCCGGAAGCACGGTGTCCCCGCGCGGCACGCGGAAGCGCACCACGCCCTCGCCGGTGGTCACCTCGTGCGCGCCGTCGAGGCGCCCGGCGACCTCCGCCGCGGCCACCACGAACTCCGGGGCGACGCCGATCGTGACGCCGTCCCCGGACACGCGCGCCTTGAGCGAGTCCGGTGACCCCTCGGCCACGATCCGGCCGTTGTCGATCACCAGGATCCGGTCGCACAGCGAGTCGGCCTCGTCCAGGTAGTGCGTGGTGAGGAACAGCGTCACGC
The sequence above is a segment of the Amycolatopsis viridis genome. Coding sequences within it:
- a CDS encoding DUF4185 domain-containing protein, with protein sequence MVRVIGTERIAKITGADSINRTDRFAIHGTDLGILWDGGDGRVFVLFGDTFGEGWGGDGGGPDSADWRSNVLAFSTTTDLASGLTLDGVVARPDGTAAQVIARDDRPDEVGEVTVIPNSGLAVGGLQVAHYMSVRQWGPPGKWTTNYSGLAVSDDGGRTWAKPWSARWINRAERDDPFQMGALAREGDHVYLFGTTNGRHGPAYLARTAIPYLLDASSYEYFDGRGWIRDEFAAAPVLPGPVGELSVAYDGHLGQWLALHLDDPGGAILLHSADRLTGPWSPGVVAVPGHQYPGLYGGYLHPWALDGPDIYYLMSQWGPYNVFLMRSRLEQ
- a CDS encoding ABC transporter permease yields the protein MLRDTWLIFKRDWTLSMRNPAWVMIGIMQPVLYLVLFGPLMEKVVSSTPGFPPGSSWTILTPALIVQLALFSSSFAGFSLLMDFRSGVLERLRVTPASRAGLLLGKVANNVIQAVFQAALITVLAYVAFGLDAPLGGVLLSLVIVGLVAATLASASYAVALTLKSEQAFPALLNAVLMPVLLLSGILLPITSILAPNWLFTISRINPFTHVVDAERAAFRGDLTIDALATGSIILVVMAALAVFWGTRTFQKENA
- a CDS encoding OsmC family protein, which produces MALPTPWQVKFRAGGNDGLADTLKEGVGGSTGMRPHELLEASLATCMTISARMALAEAGVADADVTVRVHLEREESTTRFRYELVLPSALEAFRPAVVKRIECSPVRSTLSKPLTFEPA
- a CDS encoding MFS transporter, whose product is MAGHDAQSFIDRAPLTRFHLKLTLFSAGGPLLDGYAVTIIGLALLTLAPALHLDATQTGLTAAAALAGILIGGLVFGRLTDRIGRKVMYIANLVALSAVSILCAFVVDAWQLIALRFVLGIMIGADYPIASSLLAEFVPSRHRGRLLGALFAAFGVGAALAAGTGWALSALGPDAWRWMLASPAVIGVVTLVLRLNAPESPRWLLNHGRRDDAERVVRKIWGPDAQVDELREPETAPATALLNRRSVRRMAFVSAFFIAHVVPLFAVYSFGPTLLHRLGIGTDSPYLPEVIIALLFVVGSVPGLWLVDRIGRIPLLVGTFAIMVVVFAFIALAPTAPPGLLFAALALFAIASGASNFIEIIVPNELFPTSVRATATGIVVAVSRIGAAISTFLLPTVLAGLGTTAVMWFLAAVNAVGLLGTVVLGEETMGRPLSALPAGARLPARGGRG
- a CDS encoding G1 family glutamic endopeptidase; its protein translation is MKCALVAVLVLSAVTAPAATAPTFGALDFPGGNWGGYVSVGSFTSATAGWVEPSVTCTSTKDLFAPWVGIDGDGSPTVEQTGVSTDCSSGRPVYRAWYEMYPAPPVYFANPVSAGDHITATVTRTGANTYRLDLSDTTRGWTQTATRTLSSQHSSAEAVIESPTDSYPAIPGGVQFTGVRFNGTDLADTGPTRLEADDRGTYTWSPSAISADGTAFTVTRH
- a CDS encoding GH25 family lysozyme — translated: MTEGSTERGINLALHATVADWDAVRAGAVSFASITVTENTNWLDHGAGKQIEAAQQAGIRTGIRHYARPGAPHDQAELCVRAGRGLGVFGPGSLAPTLEVEAEGVDDRFVRAWIKTVRQTAGIERVVVYADYGLWLRRLHPEKWADREVVLWVARHNDIPGRPGWFHPRLALHEHSSVPPMPGVAGPIGMDALVYPFTLADLLL
- a CDS encoding aminodeoxychorismate synthase component I, which translates into the protein MQVTRTRLGRGRTPDEVLLLLEERARLRGLGTAAGLCGDWFGSRAVLAPEVCLEPSSDAFSVPDRCPPVDAPPGTVGGGWFGYLSYDLTDPSGRRTPLPAAVWGWADHVLRLDADGWWWFESLGDDRAAEFAELLTRPAPSVTWRAGPLHRPLPAEHADAVKACVHAIEAGELFQANICTRFEGSFAGSPAALFAAGVRRLQPRRAAFLTGGWGSVVSLSPELFLARHGDRVRSTPIKGTLPRRGPADDVLARQLRESVKDVAENVMITDLVRNDLGRVCAVGSVRVPELLRVRPAPGVWHLESTVEGRVVTSDADLLAATFPPGSVTGAPKIRALELIAELEPRPRGVYTGAIGLASPVAGLELNVAIRTFELHGDRIALGVGGGITADSAADAEWQECLHKAAPLEALLA